A window of the Macrobrachium rosenbergii isolate ZJJX-2024 chromosome 13, ASM4041242v1, whole genome shotgun sequence genome harbors these coding sequences:
- the LOC136844930 gene encoding homeotic protein spalt-major-like isoform X4: MPSTEGEVTTAQAAEVVEQVDTTATKLETARMAQVVPEVVIGRSPARINPKRKPDKSKIFRIRTSKFRDPDELHICPYCRAELSSREQLEEHRVTCGREPPVLPVSDNPRPQFQDNDHPDELRRHQDVANNNQAHILKNRSTSETTSNSRESSVDRNNGYDSDSNNPLEGGALAHIRNLLAQSQSSSTPSTPTVGPIAQQIAQSNLTLEAIQNTRMAIAQFATSAMNSPTANNPHAMQEFAVLQGTLFSLQQQQMMQLQLIQQLQAQLSIKKDDSPPTPNQLEDSSKGPREVQESHETPSPPTPASKPAAPPTSEASQGVSSSFINTLMERFKVPSMNNDGNNERPRPSSPLCSPSTSGPSVDPRDRPLSPPMTASSIASSVIQHTEPPPPDEPNTLEMLQRTANNVLNNASQGLLTSRLIDDHKPQDGKDPYYKHRCRYCGKVFGSDSALQIHIRSHTGERPFKCNICGNRFTTKGNLKVHFQRHTSRFPHVKMNPHPVPEHLDKLYPPLLAQLGELKDYPPPPTGPPNPFTSLGGGPSIPPYRLPGPPPSSDLHRPFNLLNIVRQSREEPENLSIADPRSSPEPSERDFVLGRLDSSRMDIDESSRHSKFDGQMETNEGTEPGSVEMAEDRDEPFDDKSLSQEKRFDDDEDDDKLLDENKKLKEEKGFEDEKIDDDERRESSEEKSEEKQFKNEKTYNEEKSMEGENEEDRFEAGLQFKTETMREESEERFMDSQEMRDLMDRKSSEGETSSDQTPIDIRVRTEKELKEAGEGNNTNTKDDHDMDSNDSRSVPSEQPTDLRMRPDFRPLGMPTIPIPGPRLPLNFPFLPGIPTSFPGPMGPPPNIPPGIDPAKDPSIYTNLLPKPGSNDNSWEALIEIQKTSETMKLEQLVNNIENKLTDPNQCIICHRVLSCKSALQMHYRTHTGERPFKCKICGRAFTTKGNLKTHMGVHRAKPPMRMLHQCPVCHKKYTNALVLQQHIRQHTGEPTDLSPEQIAAAEVRDFPHLPTPTSLPQMLPSGFPLPPPPIQGFPPLPLHLRYQLSPEAFRHRELIENEDRNADEDKYLRPFSTSSRSSSTGSAEQRTAEDLTVRSREDGFNGMTSPRVSVSPTPSDYSDLGDRSHEAHGDNQVSPSGHQVSGSVSPAISTGSQEGLGSLPLDLAPRPNAPFFSPFGLFPPPLTTAALTPGTHSMPGLNPVYLPSIPGRGNTTCQLCFKTFACQSALEIHIRSHTKERPFKCSICDRGFSTKGNMKQHMLTHKIRDGCRDTPMDPGFKHNGMGNPDTSSASPLPPTLTSSASHTTPLPSSLPSPLPSSLASPLAPSHASPIHPLLPSPLPRSLASPMPPSLTSPHTRPMTSPLPSSLTSPLPSSMASPLPPSLVSSLPSSLVSPLPSSLPSSLPVSLSSTISSSIHCSLPPSFPPAALAAVLLQQAREEDKLLDSRLKREREGENVLPVPKRASGLGGEGELLEGAEGSSPGGGDQQLTPDPASCPSPAPEVTALPRT; encoded by the exons GTGATCCTGATGAACTCCACATTTGCCCGTACTGCCGAGCAGAGTTGAGTTCTCGTGAGCAACTTGAAGAACACAGAGTAACTTGTGGTCGTGAACCCCCAGTGTTACCTGTGTCAGATAACCCTCGACCCCAGTTTCAAGATAATGATCACCCAGATGAACTACGCCGGCATCAGGATGTGGCCAATAATAACCAAGCACACATCCTGAAGAACAGATCTACGAGTGAAACAACATCAAACTCCAGGGAATCATCTGTAGACAGAAATAACGGTTATGACAGCGATAGTAATAATCCGCTTGAGGGTGGAGCTTTAGCCCACATTAGAAATCTCTTGGCTCAATCTCAGTCCTCAAGCACTCCTAGCACCCCAACTGTGGGTCCTATTGCACAACAGATTGCACAATCTAATTTGACACTGGAAGCTATACAGAATACCAGAATGGCTATTGCTCAGTTTGCAACATCTGCAATGAACTCTCCCACTGCTAATAATCCGCATGCAATGCAAGAGTTTGCTGTACTGCAAGGTACTCTCTTTTCTTTGCAGCAACAGCAGATGATGCAACTACAACTGATCCAACAGTTACAAGCACAGCTTTCTATTAAAAAGGACGACAGCCCTCCAACACCAAATCAGCTTGAAGATTCATCTAAGGGTCCAAGAGAAGTTCAAGAAAGTCATGAGACTCCATCACCACCCACTCCAGCCTCAAAACCAGCAGCTCCACCTACTAGTGAGGCTAGCCAAGGTGTTAGTAGTTCATTTATAAATACTCTCATGGAACGGTTCAAGGTTCCATCGATGAACAATGATGGGAACAATGAACGGCCACGCCCAAGCTCTCCTCTTTGTTCTCCAAGCACAAGTGGTCCTTCGGTGGACCCCAGAGACCGCCCACTCTCACCACCTATGACAGCCTCCAGTATTGCATCTTCAGTCATTCAACATACTGAGCCTCCTCCACCAGATGAACCAAATACTCTAGAAATGTTACAACGTACTGCAAATAATGTGTTGAATAATGCATCCCAAGGACTGCTAACAAGTCGTCTTATTGATGACCACAAGCCACAGGATGGAAAGGACCCTTACTACAAGCATCGGTGTAGATATTGTGGTAAGGTCTTTGGTAGTGATTCAGCCTTGCAGATTCATATCAGATCTCACACTGGTGAGCGACCCTTCAAATGTAATATTTGTGGCAACAGATTTACTACTAAGGGTAACCTCAAAGTTCACTTCCAGCGACACACAAGCCGTTTCCCTCATGTAAAAATGAATCCACACCCTGTTCCAGAACACCTAGATAAATTGTACCCTCCTCTCTTAGCTCAGTTAGGAGAGCTGAAAGACTATCCTCCACCCCCCACCGGACCTCCAAATCCATTTACTTCCCTTGGTGGTGGCCCCTCCATCCCACCTTACCGGCTACCAGGGCCACCCCCATCCTCAGATCTCCATAGACCATTCAACCTTCTAAATATTGTTAGGCAAAGTAGAGAAGAACCAGAAAATCTTAGTATTGCAGATCCTCGTTCATCACCTGAACCCAGCgagagagattttgttcttgGAAGATTGGATTCAAGCAGAATGGACATTGACGAATCCTCACGTCACTCAAAGTTTGATGGGCAAATGGAAACTAATGAGGGCACAGAACCAGGCTCTGTGGAAATGGCAGAGGATAGGGATGAACCTTTTGATGACAAAAGTTTAAGCCAAGAAAAGAGATTtgatgatgacgaagatgatgataaactgttagatgaaaataaaaaactgaaggaagaaaaaggatttgaagatgaaaaaattgatgatgatgaaagaagagaaagtagtgaagaaaaatcagaggaaaaacaatttaaaaatgaaaagacttACAATGAGGAAAAGAGTATGGagggagaaaatgaagaagacagGTTCGAGGCAGGTTTGCAGTTTAAAACAGAAACTATGCGAGAAGAATCTGAAGAAAGATTCATGGATTCCCAGGAGATGAGAGATTTAATGGATAGAAAGAGTTCTGAGGGGGAAACTAGCTCTGATCAAACACCGATTGATATTAGAGTaagaacagaaaaagaattaaaagaagctGGTGAAGGTAATAACACAAATACTAAAGATGATCATGACATGGATAGCAATGATTCTCGTTCTGTCCCATCAGAGCAACCGACAGACCTCAGGATGAGACCAGATTTTCGTCCATTAGGGATGCCAACTATACCTATCCCTGGCCCAagacttcctttgaattttccttttcttcctggAATTCCTACCTCATTCCCAGGACCTATGGGTCCTCCTCCAAATATTCCTCCAGGCATAGACCCTGCCAAAGATCCATCAATTTACACAAATCTGTTGCCTAAACCAGGTAGTAATGATAACTCCTGGGAGGCACTCATTGAAATTCAAAAAACAAGTGAAACAATGAAATTAGAACAGTTAGTCAATAACATTGAAAATAAGTTAACTGATCCTAATCAGTGTATTATATGTCACAGAGTACTTTCTTGTAAATCTGCTTTGCAAATGCATTATCGAACACACACAGGAGAACGACCATTTAAGTGTAAAATATGTGGGAGAGCTTTCACAACCAAAGGAAACCTAAAGACTCACATGGGAGTGCATCGTGCCAAACCACCAATGAGAATGCTACATCAGTGTCCCGTTTGCCATAAAAAGTATACAAATGCTCTTGTTTTACAACAACATATCAGACAGCATACAGGAGAACCAACTGATCTTAGTCCAGAGCAGATAGCAGCTGCTGAAGTACGCGATTTCCCACATCTTCCCACACCTACTTCACTGCCACAAATGTTGCCATCTGGCTTCCCATTACCACCACCTCCAATACAAGGATTTCCTCCTTTACCTCTACACCTGAGGTATCAATTGTCGCCTGAAGCATTCAGACACAGAGAGTTGATTGAAAATGAAGACAGGAATGCTGATGAAGATAAATACTTGCGCCCCTTTAGTACCTCTTCAAGATCCTCTTCAACTGGCAGTGCTGAGCAACGAACAGCAGAGGATTTAACTGTAAGGTCCCGTGAAGATGGTTTTAATGGCATGACATCACCAAGAGTCTCTGTGTCTCCTACACCTTCAGACTATTCTGACCTTGGTGACCGCTCTCATGAAGCCCATGGAGACAACCAAGTGTCACCCTCAGGTCATCAGGTCAGTGGTTCTGTCAGCCCAGCTATAAGCACTGGGAGTCAAGAAGGCCTCGGATCTTTACCACTGGATTTAGCACCACGTCCAAATGcgccctttttctctcctttcggtctcttcccacctcccctTACAACTGCTGCTTTGACGCCTGGGACGCACAGTATGCCAGGCCTCAATCCTGTGTACCTACCAAGCATACCAG gtcGCGGGAACACCACCTGTCAGCTTTGCTTCAAAACCTTTGCTTGTCAGTCTGCTTTGGAAATTCACATCCGTTCCCATACAAAGGAAAGGCCTTTCAAGTGCTCCATTTGTGACCGTGGGTTTTCCACTAAG GGGAATATGAAGCAACATATGCTGACCCACAAAATTCGGGACGGTTGCAGAGACACTCCAATGGATCCAGGTTTCAAGCACAATGGCATGGGCAATCCAGACACTTCCTCTGCCTCTCCACTTCCCCCAACCCTTACTTCATCTGCAAGTCATACTACTCcacttccttcttcccttccttcacCTCTGCCATCATCTTTGGCATCCCCTTTGGCGCCCTCTCATGCGTCTCCCAtccatccccttctcccttctccaCTCCCAAGATCCCTTGCTTCTCCTATGCCTCCATCATTAACTTCTCCACATACAAGACCAATGACTTCACCTCTGCCCTCTTCATTaacttcccctctcccttcatcCATGGCATCACCTCTTCCTCCATCACTCGTCTCATCGCTACCATCATCCTTAGTTTCACCTCTCCCTTCTTCGCTGCCTTCATCCCTTCCTGTATCCTTGTCTTCAACTATATCTTCGTCAATACATTGTTCCTTGCCGCCATCATTTCCTCCTGCTGCACTAGCTGCAGTTCTTCTGCAACAGGCTCGGGAAGAAGACAAGCTGTTAGATTCACGGCTCAAAAGAGAGCGAGAAGGAGAAAATGTTTTACCTGTACCTAAGAGAGCATCAG GTCTGGGTGGGGAAGGTGAATTATTAGAGGGTGCAGAAGGTTCGTCTCCTGGAGGAGGTGATCAGCAGTTAACACCAGACCCAGCTTCCTGTCCTTCACCAGCCCCAGAAGTCACTGCCCTCCCTCGCACGTGA
- the LOC136844930 gene encoding homeotic protein spalt-major-like isoform X6 encodes MAIAQFATSAMNSPTANNPHAMQEFAVLQGTLFSLQQQQMMQLQLIQQLQAQLSIKKDDSPPTPNQLEDSSKGPREVQESHETPSPPTPASKPAAPPTSEASQGVSSSFINTLMERFKVPSMNNDGNNERPRPSSPLCSPSTSGPSVDPRDRPLSPPMTASSIASSVIQHTEPPPPDEPNTLEMLQRTANNVLNNASQGLLTSRLIDDHKPQDGKDPYYKHRCRYCGKVFGSDSALQIHIRSHTGERPFKCNICGNRFTTKGNLKVHFQRHTSRFPHVKMNPHPVPEHLDKLYPPLLAQLGELKDYPPPPTGPPNPFTSLGGGPSIPPYRLPGPPPSSDLHRPFNLLNIVRQSREEPENLSIADPRSSPEPSERDFVLGRLDSSRMDIDESSRHSKFDGQMETNEGTEPGSVEMAEDRDEPFDDKSLSQEKRFDDDEDDDKLLDENKKLKEEKGFEDEKIDDDERRESSEEKSEEKQFKNEKTYNEEKSMEGENEEDRFEAGLQFKTETMREESEERFMDSQEMRDLMDRKSSEGETSSDQTPIDIRVRTEKELKEAGEGNNTNTKDDHDMDSNDSRSVPSEQPTDLRMRPDFRPLGMPTIPIPGPRLPLNFPFLPGIPTSFPGPMGPPPNIPPGIDPAKDPSIYTNLLPKPGSNDNSWEALIEIQKTSETMKLEQLVNNIENKLTDPNQCIICHRVLSCKSALQMHYRTHTGERPFKCKICGRAFTTKGNLKTHMGVHRAKPPMRMLHQCPVCHKKYTNALVLQQHIRQHTGEPTDLSPEQIAAAEVRDFPHLPTPTSLPQMLPSGFPLPPPPIQGFPPLPLHLRYQLSPEAFRHRELIENEDRNADEDKYLRPFSTSSRSSSTGSAEQRTAEDLTVRSREDGFNGMTSPRVSVSPTPSDYSDLGDRSHEAHGDNQVSPSGHQVSGSVSPAISTGSQEGLGSLPLDLAPRPNAPFFSPFGLFPPPLTTAALTPGTHSMPGLNPVYLPSIPGRGNTTCQLCFKTFACQSALEIHIRSHTKERPFKCSICDRGFSTKGNMKQHMLTHKIRDGCRDTPMDPGFKHNGMGNPDTSSASPLPPTLTSSASHTTPLPSSLPSPLPSSLASPLAPSHASPIHPLLPSPLPRSLASPMPPSLTSPHTRPMTSPLPSSLTSPLPSSMASPLPPSLVSSLPSSLVSPLPSSLPSSLPVSLSSTISSSIHCSLPPSFPPAALAAVLLQQAREEDKLLDSRLKREREGENVLPVPKRASGLGGEGELLEGAEGSSPGGGDQQLTPDPASCPSPAPEVTALPRT; translated from the exons ATGGCTATTGCTCAGTTTGCAACATCTGCAATGAACTCTCCCACTGCTAATAATCCGCATGCAATGCAAGAGTTTGCTGTACTGCAAGGTACTCTCTTTTCTTTGCAGCAACAGCAGATGATGCAACTACAACTGATCCAACAGTTACAAGCACAGCTTTCTATTAAAAAGGACGACAGCCCTCCAACACCAAATCAGCTTGAAGATTCATCTAAGGGTCCAAGAGAAGTTCAAGAAAGTCATGAGACTCCATCACCACCCACTCCAGCCTCAAAACCAGCAGCTCCACCTACTAGTGAGGCTAGCCAAGGTGTTAGTAGTTCATTTATAAATACTCTCATGGAACGGTTCAAGGTTCCATCGATGAACAATGATGGGAACAATGAACGGCCACGCCCAAGCTCTCCTCTTTGTTCTCCAAGCACAAGTGGTCCTTCGGTGGACCCCAGAGACCGCCCACTCTCACCACCTATGACAGCCTCCAGTATTGCATCTTCAGTCATTCAACATACTGAGCCTCCTCCACCAGATGAACCAAATACTCTAGAAATGTTACAACGTACTGCAAATAATGTGTTGAATAATGCATCCCAAGGACTGCTAACAAGTCGTCTTATTGATGACCACAAGCCACAGGATGGAAAGGACCCTTACTACAAGCATCGGTGTAGATATTGTGGTAAGGTCTTTGGTAGTGATTCAGCCTTGCAGATTCATATCAGATCTCACACTGGTGAGCGACCCTTCAAATGTAATATTTGTGGCAACAGATTTACTACTAAGGGTAACCTCAAAGTTCACTTCCAGCGACACACAAGCCGTTTCCCTCATGTAAAAATGAATCCACACCCTGTTCCAGAACACCTAGATAAATTGTACCCTCCTCTCTTAGCTCAGTTAGGAGAGCTGAAAGACTATCCTCCACCCCCCACCGGACCTCCAAATCCATTTACTTCCCTTGGTGGTGGCCCCTCCATCCCACCTTACCGGCTACCAGGGCCACCCCCATCCTCAGATCTCCATAGACCATTCAACCTTCTAAATATTGTTAGGCAAAGTAGAGAAGAACCAGAAAATCTTAGTATTGCAGATCCTCGTTCATCACCTGAACCCAGCgagagagattttgttcttgGAAGATTGGATTCAAGCAGAATGGACATTGACGAATCCTCACGTCACTCAAAGTTTGATGGGCAAATGGAAACTAATGAGGGCACAGAACCAGGCTCTGTGGAAATGGCAGAGGATAGGGATGAACCTTTTGATGACAAAAGTTTAAGCCAAGAAAAGAGATTtgatgatgacgaagatgatgataaactgttagatgaaaataaaaaactgaaggaagaaaaaggatttgaagatgaaaaaattgatgatgatgaaagaagagaaagtagtgaagaaaaatcagaggaaaaacaatttaaaaatgaaaagacttACAATGAGGAAAAGAGTATGGagggagaaaatgaagaagacagGTTCGAGGCAGGTTTGCAGTTTAAAACAGAAACTATGCGAGAAGAATCTGAAGAAAGATTCATGGATTCCCAGGAGATGAGAGATTTAATGGATAGAAAGAGTTCTGAGGGGGAAACTAGCTCTGATCAAACACCGATTGATATTAGAGTaagaacagaaaaagaattaaaagaagctGGTGAAGGTAATAACACAAATACTAAAGATGATCATGACATGGATAGCAATGATTCTCGTTCTGTCCCATCAGAGCAACCGACAGACCTCAGGATGAGACCAGATTTTCGTCCATTAGGGATGCCAACTATACCTATCCCTGGCCCAagacttcctttgaattttccttttcttcctggAATTCCTACCTCATTCCCAGGACCTATGGGTCCTCCTCCAAATATTCCTCCAGGCATAGACCCTGCCAAAGATCCATCAATTTACACAAATCTGTTGCCTAAACCAGGTAGTAATGATAACTCCTGGGAGGCACTCATTGAAATTCAAAAAACAAGTGAAACAATGAAATTAGAACAGTTAGTCAATAACATTGAAAATAAGTTAACTGATCCTAATCAGTGTATTATATGTCACAGAGTACTTTCTTGTAAATCTGCTTTGCAAATGCATTATCGAACACACACAGGAGAACGACCATTTAAGTGTAAAATATGTGGGAGAGCTTTCACAACCAAAGGAAACCTAAAGACTCACATGGGAGTGCATCGTGCCAAACCACCAATGAGAATGCTACATCAGTGTCCCGTTTGCCATAAAAAGTATACAAATGCTCTTGTTTTACAACAACATATCAGACAGCATACAGGAGAACCAACTGATCTTAGTCCAGAGCAGATAGCAGCTGCTGAAGTACGCGATTTCCCACATCTTCCCACACCTACTTCACTGCCACAAATGTTGCCATCTGGCTTCCCATTACCACCACCTCCAATACAAGGATTTCCTCCTTTACCTCTACACCTGAGGTATCAATTGTCGCCTGAAGCATTCAGACACAGAGAGTTGATTGAAAATGAAGACAGGAATGCTGATGAAGATAAATACTTGCGCCCCTTTAGTACCTCTTCAAGATCCTCTTCAACTGGCAGTGCTGAGCAACGAACAGCAGAGGATTTAACTGTAAGGTCCCGTGAAGATGGTTTTAATGGCATGACATCACCAAGAGTCTCTGTGTCTCCTACACCTTCAGACTATTCTGACCTTGGTGACCGCTCTCATGAAGCCCATGGAGACAACCAAGTGTCACCCTCAGGTCATCAGGTCAGTGGTTCTGTCAGCCCAGCTATAAGCACTGGGAGTCAAGAAGGCCTCGGATCTTTACCACTGGATTTAGCACCACGTCCAAATGcgccctttttctctcctttcggtctcttcccacctcccctTACAACTGCTGCTTTGACGCCTGGGACGCACAGTATGCCAGGCCTCAATCCTGTGTACCTACCAAGCATACCAG gtcGCGGGAACACCACCTGTCAGCTTTGCTTCAAAACCTTTGCTTGTCAGTCTGCTTTGGAAATTCACATCCGTTCCCATACAAAGGAAAGGCCTTTCAAGTGCTCCATTTGTGACCGTGGGTTTTCCACTAAG GGGAATATGAAGCAACATATGCTGACCCACAAAATTCGGGACGGTTGCAGAGACACTCCAATGGATCCAGGTTTCAAGCACAATGGCATGGGCAATCCAGACACTTCCTCTGCCTCTCCACTTCCCCCAACCCTTACTTCATCTGCAAGTCATACTACTCcacttccttcttcccttccttcacCTCTGCCATCATCTTTGGCATCCCCTTTGGCGCCCTCTCATGCGTCTCCCAtccatccccttctcccttctccaCTCCCAAGATCCCTTGCTTCTCCTATGCCTCCATCATTAACTTCTCCACATACAAGACCAATGACTTCACCTCTGCCCTCTTCATTaacttcccctctcccttcatcCATGGCATCACCTCTTCCTCCATCACTCGTCTCATCGCTACCATCATCCTTAGTTTCACCTCTCCCTTCTTCGCTGCCTTCATCCCTTCCTGTATCCTTGTCTTCAACTATATCTTCGTCAATACATTGTTCCTTGCCGCCATCATTTCCTCCTGCTGCACTAGCTGCAGTTCTTCTGCAACAGGCTCGGGAAGAAGACAAGCTGTTAGATTCACGGCTCAAAAGAGAGCGAGAAGGAGAAAATGTTTTACCTGTACCTAAGAGAGCATCAG GTCTGGGTGGGGAAGGTGAATTATTAGAGGGTGCAGAAGGTTCGTCTCCTGGAGGAGGTGATCAGCAGTTAACACCAGACCCAGCTTCCTGTCCTTCACCAGCCCCAGAAGTCACTGCCCTCCCTCGCACGTGA